The sequence below is a genomic window from Brachyhypopomus gauderio isolate BG-103 chromosome 5, BGAUD_0.2, whole genome shotgun sequence.
TAAAGTCTACGAAGTTATGTTGAACTACTACAGGAGTCACAGTGAAGCCTGATTTTGCTATTTTCACAACACTATGCCAGGTTTACCATGTGGTTCTCTGTAACATTGTATCTAGACCACCGTGGCATCTTCGCAGGAACTTTGTGTTGACTTGCAAAATGTTTATATACGGACAGGATGGCTTTGCACATACAGTTTAGTCTTGTTGGAAGTAAATTACACAATTAGTGTTGTTAAGATGTTTTAAAGTACACATGATGATTGACAGACGGTCTAAAATATTCTTTGCATACAGGATGCTAGTCTGTCATGTAGACCCCCTTCCCTTTTTCTTAAGTTACAGGCTGGGCCCACCTAGAGGTCCACCTTTAAAGACAGCCAGTTGTCCTAGACGGTGTGGAGTGAGTAGTTCTTGACTCCAGACATTTGTTTGTATTGGAATGACTCATAAATAGTAAAAAATCACCTGAATATGAGTAACACACAATTGCTAATAGCCTTAATTTCAAGGACTGTAATGCTTACTGCTGAATTTATCACAAAGGTTTGAGCACATTGGTGCCTACTGCTACtgccaccgctctgggcacgtgtgatccacagcccctagtaatcactagtgtgtgtgtgtgttctgactgcacagatgggttaaatgaCCCACGGACCGGTACTGGTGGTTTGTGACCACTGGTCTAGGAGATGGATGCAGACAAATGACGTTAAGAATTATGCTAGCGTTAAAGCAGGAAAACCTGACAAATCGCTGACTAGTTTTGTGTTTGTCACTCAGGTGAAGGATGACTGAGTATAAGCTGGTGGTAGTGGGAGCAGGAGGCGTGGGCAAGAGTGCTCTCACCATCCAACTCATCCAGAACCACTTTGTGGACGAATACGACCCTACCATAGAGGTAAagtatacctgtgtgtgtgagggtctgtggctgtgtgtctgtgtgggggtCTATGGGtaatacactaccacacactacccTACCATAGAGGTAAagtatacctgtgtgtgtgagggtctgtggctgtgtgtctgtgtgggtgtgtatgggtaATACAGTACCACACACTACCCTACCATAGAGGTAAagtatacctgtgtgtgtgagggtctgtggctgtgcgtctgtgtgggtgtgtatgggtaATACAGTACCACACACTACCCTACCATAGAGGTAAagtatacctgtgtgtgtgagggtctgtggctgtgtgtctgtgtgggtgtctaTGGGTAATACACTACCACTCACTACCCTACCATAGAGGTAAAGTAtacctgtgtgtgagggtgtgtggatgtgtatgggTAATACAGTACCACACACTCTACCCTACCATAGAGGTAaagtatacgtgtgtgtgtgtgggtgggtgtgtgagggtgtgtgtctgtctatgGGTAATACAGTACCACACACTCTACCCTACCATAGAGGTAAAGTATGGCTCTGTGTTCAGGGCTTTGGTATGCCTTCTTTCCCTCACTTGTGCAAAAGGGTGAAACTCATGCACATGCTGTTAGCAAGAAAGGCAGACGTGTTTTAAAGGGCACAATGTGAGCTGGTTTTTCTGGTTCCAGCCACTGGCTGTTAACTTCCTGATCCAGGCCTAACTGTATTAAGTAGTAGCACACGTGTCTTGAAATGTAATTGAAATGAATATCTGTATGATCATAAGAGCCTCTGAAGTCAAACAGCCTCAAGGTGATCTCTATAGCCATTTTGAATATATGACCTCATTATGAATGTATGCTCACTGTACATGGTGTCTTGGGTAGATTTGTGTGAAATACTGTACATGTACGCACACAGGTGGGTGTTAGCTTGTTATGAATAGGGCACATATTTCATTGTTTTGTTCAGTTAGGGTGGAGATGAGTAACATGACAGGTGAGGTTGATGAGTATGACTGAAATGGCTATAACTGTTTTCTAAATGGATCTCaatctgcacacacctgcaggaCTCGTACAGGAAGCAGGTGGTGATTGATGGGGAGACATGCCTGCTGGACATCCTGGACACAGCAGGTCAAGAGGAGTACAGCGCCATGAGAGACCAGTACATGAGGACAGGGGAGGGCTTCCTCTGTGTCTTCGCCATCAACAACACCAAGTCCTTCGAGGACATTCACCACTACAGGTGAGGACAGCTAGGAGCAATAAAGGGCAGACATGTTCATCTGTTTTACTATGGCCACTCTCTGTACTGGTGGGAGATGTAGTGGGAGAAAACGGTTATTTGATTAGCAGCTTCTCACTCTGGGTTCCCCCATTATTTAACCTGCCATTGtattacattgtgtgtgtgattgtgtgcgtgtggtCCGTCTgtctggggttgtgtgtgtcgcAGAGAACAAATCAAGAGAGTGAAGGACTCTGAGGACGTGCCCATGGTGCTGGTGGGGAATAAGTGTGACCTACCGTCCCGCACAGTAGACACCAAACAGGCTCAGGATTTAGCACGCAGCTATGGAATCCCCTTCATCGAGACCTCAGCAAAGACGAGACAGGTACACAAAACCCCACACGGCCTCACACGGACATCTGCAACATTCCTCACAGTGGAAATATGTGCACCCAAGAGGCATTTTACTGAAACAATCACAAGCTTGTATTTAAACCAGGGTCGGATCATTACTAAGCAATTATTAATGTGTACAATTTCCAGTAgccttaatttattttttaatcatgtATCTGAAATTGAACTGAAGTATTTCTTAGAATTGCTTTGTAAAACAGGATGAGGATACTGTGGATGATTTCAGGAGAATTAATGGGGTGGCATTACAGTcatcatatattaatattaatcaTACCAGTTATCAGTtaattatatttaaataaatgtgtttCCAGAATTTAAATGATAGTGTGCGTATCTATACAGCTCTTGTAATTGGAATATCATCAGAATGGTCAGAATGCcacaaatgtgtgtgcgtgattTCTCTGTTTATTATGAACATCACAGGAGCTGTGGCCAAGTGGGAGAATGTGATCATGCAAGCTTGAACATCTTGCATGCAGGAGGTTTTAGGTCTTAGAACAACAGTGGTAGCCTAATTTCCTAGAGAAATGTTTTGATGATTCTGTGTATTCTGacatgatttatttattttgttttactgGCAGACCACAGTGTAACTTGCGCAGAATTATTGAAACTTCGACATCTTGGATAATTACAGATAACGATACTCAAGCTGATCCATAGTTTTGCAGATGTCAATGCAGCATTTTAAGATTTTGAATTGTTGAAAATGTTTATATTGCTCTGATCAATTGAGAGGGACCGATGGCCTTCATTAAAGGAAGGAAAGAAATGCAACTTAAATCTAGCTGCTTTATTATTCAGAGTACTATGTGAATCAAATGTAtgtatcaaataaataaaatgcgcACACAGTCATATCAGTATATTATGACCACGTACCTAATAGTGGGAATAACCACTCGTGGTTTGGATGACACAAGGGAGATGTTGTGGGCTGCTTTAAATGACAGAAGGTATGCGGAGGCACTTGAGTGCGTTCTGACTGAACAGAGCTGTAGGGTCTCCTCATGGTGTGGTTGTTGGTCAGCATGTTGGACCTGATCCATGTCTTTCCCAGATGTGAGTGGGCAAGTTAGCAAGGCGGAGAAGGACACCAAAGTTGTGGTTGTGCATAACTTAAAATTCCAAAAGCCACACATGCACCACCCTTGCGTAGTGAGATGGGATATTATCCTGTTAACGGGTGCCATTACCATCAGAGAATAACCTCAAGTACGATCTGCAAGGACTGGCCAGCACTCTGGCGTTCACAGACATTATAGTGGTATTAGTGGTCCAAGATCATGCAAGGAGATTGTGTCTCGGACATGTCCACTGCCCCCACCCTCTGCTGGCTCTTGGAGGGGGTTCTCATGTGGGTGGAGGACAGCATGCCACCGTCCGTCAACTTTATGCTGCACGAACCTTGATTTGTTCGAGAAGGCAGCGTTTTTTCCTCCAGTGTCCGATTACGGTTCTCCCAGGCTATGTTTCACTCCAAATTGTCAAAAAAAGAagtaaaagtgagcaaaaactacatttcccacaattatgttacccgcgaagtgacggcatctcgacactgcagtgtttccatatcgatgcaattttcccaataagtgtaattgagaaatacaaataatgatgccaaaatgtccaggaagagaagaATCGATGCAGATTTaagaaagatgggaaagcgatgtttacacttcaaggagaaaaacgcTCTAGAGTCTAGAGTGTCCCACATAGTTATCTGTTTTTGGAGATGCCACAACACTTTGCGACTGGTACCTTCAGCCCGTTTGCCTGTGACCATCGTGTAGCACTCTCCTATAACTGACGTGGCATCTGTGATGTCTGAGTTCATTCAAAACCATGGGTGGTCATAATATTCTGAAATGACTgtgtgtataataataataaataaatatgttaaaaacaaatttgtagtgaagtacaagtTTTCCAGTGCTTCTATAGTACAGGCACAGGGACCATCCATCTCAATTTTAATTGTTaatataaacatttaaaaattgTTCAAAGTTTTATACACTGTGTATCTTTCTGCATAACATGGTAATTAATAGATTAATATATGGCTCACACGTGTGATCTTGCATACTAGCATGCCTGGACTCTTAATTTGGTACGGTGTACAGCGTTGATTCTCTCAGTGCATTTTCTCAAAGGGAAGCTTCGGTGTGGCTGTGCCTATTCTTTTCTTTGCATTTGTAACAGCAGGGACACTCTGCTGACTCCACTGAGGGCTGCAAAGTCTATAAGTGTTTGTGTCCAGCCATGCACTTTATATTCCTTCATATTTCCTCCTATTTCTAGTCTAGAGCGTTTTTATCTTCAGGCTCATAGTAATGGAAGTAACCCTTTCTCTCGGAGGCTCGTCACAGTGCCTGATGCTACAGGAGCTTTTCTTGgcatcatccctctctccctgtgtggACCTTGATGCTTACACatgtttaaaataacatgtttgcTCCAGTTTTTTGCATTGTGAACCATTCCATCATGAATCATTTATGTTTTCATCTTGAGGCCCACAACGCCTGATTTCAagaattatatttctgtaaggAGAGCTCACTGGTGAAATTGGGCAGCATTGTGTAGGGACGGAATACTTTTAGACACTTGGGCCCTCTGAGTACCCCTGTTTGGATTTGGATCATTGATTGAGAAAACCATCCTGTGTGGATGGGACTTGGGCAGGGAAGGGAGTTGCAGAggtctgctgctgtgtgtgggggggttctCTGATGTGCCTTCGTGGCAGGgccctctctgtgtgtctctgcagtgCTCAAATCACAACTCCTTATGGTGCTGGGGACGTGATGCAAACTACTGATTCAGTCTTTTCCAGCCTTTCTGCTCTTGGTCATGACCGCATGTGCTAAAGTCTGAAATTACCTCCCAAATGCCCTCTGCTGCCTCCTATGAGCTGTGTGATGATTGATTATGATTTATCCCAGTCACTGGGCCTTGATCTATATTTTGCTTGTGTGTAAACCCGCTTAAAATGTGCTCACCAATGGATATGCTTTATTTATCCATGATGTACCTGAATCTTCAGGCAGTATGCTGAATTTGTCCATTGCTCAGCAGAAACACAGCTCAGTTGTTTAAATGGCTTTTCAGTGATTTTCATTTGCTTCCCAAGAAGTGGATTTATTTAAGCCTCTTGTACTTTTAGTTTACCCTGGAAATAAATAAACTTACAACAGGCAATGCAGCTTATTCCCTTTGATAACAGCATTTGTCCTACTGGAGCCTAAATGACCCAATCAGCTCCGACGTGTGCGCTGCACTTCCCTTCTGTAACAGACCGCATGCCACCCCTAATGTTGAAGGGAGTTGTGTTTTGCACTACAGAGAGTGGAGGATGCCTTTTACACACTGGTCCGGGAGATCAGGCAGTACCGGCTGAAAAAACTCAGCAAAGAAGAAAAGACACCGCGCTGCATCAAgcttaaaaaatgtgttgtgatgTGAGAGGGGTAAGTTTGGGCCGAGCAggcgctctctgtctctgcccaccgcgggccacatcagccACTGGCCGCTGGGTCACACTGTGCCTCAACCAATCAGTGGGGCTGGGCTGGGGAGTGAGGTAGAATGTGTCTAGtgagctggtctgagatcagtgcTGCTGATCTGCATTTTAGATGTGGAGGTTAGGAGCCGTGTCTGACAGCTGCTTCTAGATCAGAGCAGCTTCTACCTTGAGCCACGAGGAACGGCTCCTCTAGCTCTACAATtgtgataattttttttttttattgtctcTGAGTTTGGTGCTAACATTAGATGATTGTTTATAGTGTTTGTATTTACATAATTCTCTTTGTTTTTAAGGGTGTCGATGACGCCTTTTATACATTAGTCCGGGAAATCCGAAAGCACAAGGAGAAGATGAGCAAGgaggggaagaagaagaagaagaagtccAAGACGAAGTGTGTACTAATGTGAACAAAGCCTCCGTTTCAGTATCAACATTGAACAGCTGAAATATTAAAGAACTGCATTTTGTACAATACACTAAATTATTAGCCTCTTCAGAGTACAGAAAGGATCCCCATTTCTCTTCCTTTTCTCTCTTACAAATAAGCTTTCCCCCTCTTGTCTAGTGCCAGTTGCTCCAGAGTGTATGTCCTGCATTAACATGTTCTTTTGGGATGGCTATGGAACCTTGCATTTTTTTCAATGGCATTTTTTTTCTGTAAAAAGGAGTATATGGGCCTTTTTCCAGATATAAAGTTagtttcaatgttttaattaagaaaaaaaaatacaagttTGTTTGGCTGATGGGAATTAAGATGCAGTACATGCAGGTTTGAGCTGCATAATTTGGGAAATGACTATTTAAGGCTTTGTGGTGAAGTGAAATGGGTAAGGATGTGGAGAGAAAGTGAGCAAATGTGGCGGTTTTCCATGTACTAGTCATGGTTTCACAGACATGAGACGGTTAGGAAGAAACAGGTTGTAATGTGTGAGTTCCTGGACCTGATCCCTTTTTTTGAAACTGTACATAATGTATCCTCTTCTTGCTCAAATGAAAGCTGACGGGATGTGTAATATGTAAAAGAAGACATCAGACACTATATTATCACACCCTTATGTAGGACCAACACTGGGGTAAATTTTGATATCTCCACCACTGTGTTATTGAAGATTTAAGTACCTGTTATGGGATGTCACGTATTTATATTGACCTGCATGTAAATTTCCATTCTAGTCAATTTGCAAGTTCACTTCTAACCCTTTGATGTGTGTGGTTGCTGATCTCATAGccctctttttttattttatcttttgtTTTGGGGGGCTGCAAGTTCCTTGCAAGGGCAGTGAAATGTTAAAATACTATTAATCGGTCCCTGTTACTGGTGGTTGCATCTCCCTGTGCTGGGTCCTTCACAAGGAAACGTCATGTCCCATCAGTGTTGTGGTCTGTTGAATGGTTTTGCCCATTTGCTGATCTGTGTTTGGTATTGAGACCAACAGTAAGATCTGTAGTGAAGGTCAAATGGGGTACAGCAAAAATCCATTTAGATAATTGGCTTCTTGGTCTTTCTATTCAAGATTGCGGTTCTATAATTTGCAATGAAATTCAAGACCAGCGGAGGCCTTATGATCCGCTTCTCCTAGAAGTTGAGGTCATTTCTCTTTTGCAAGACATTAATAAGATTTACCCCGTCGTGCCCTGCCAAACAGCTTTTGtattgtttcttttctttttattctgTGAAGGATGTTATAGGGGTAGAAAATATAGGCAACCAACCACTACTAATGAATTATGAATATTATCTCTGTCTACTGATGCAAATGCACACGCAGGTGCTAAGAAGACAAATAGACCAACCAAACGCCTCGTGTCTCACTGCTGCCATAGTGATGTACACTGGCTTTGAAAAGAGGCACAATTCACAACAGTTCTAGCTGGTTTCCTCTTATGTCCGCCATCATCAGCATGTTGGTATGAGACTGAGCAGTGCTGTGGGTGAATGGTTGGAGGAAGCCAGTCTGCTGTGTTTTTCAGGAGGCGTTCCAGATGTGCTTCTGCAGGACTGCCTTCCCTCATTCATTTCATCCTTGAAGGGTAAtgtggaaaaacaaaaagaatcTCAATACATGCCGTACAAATGATGACATTTCGTAAGAGatgaaatgaaacaaaaaaagtgGTCTTTTTATTTCTGTTTCTTATACCATGAGTTTTTAAGAATTAGTTTTTGCTTCTACCCATTATGTTATGCGAGTGAAATGGTCTGATTTATTGCTTATGCTACATCATAAGGAGGCTAACAGACAAAAATCAGGATAACCATTATTATGCAATGTTAATCCAGGTAAAGGGTATTTTAAGCTGTTTTGTTACCAATCTCCCTTTAAAATAAGGTAACATAATAGTATTCTGTAATCGAATTAGCAGTAGAGAGTCTTTGgaaatgtttctctctctctctctctctctctctctctctctctctctctctctctctctctctcattctcactcattattttgttttgagCGTGCCAATAGCAAACATTCTTAAATTGTTCGTGTATACCTGGAGTGTATTTTAACAACCTTTGTACAGTTGTGATACTGAAAGATGTGTATTTTGTAAATTGTGCTTCATTTTGTTTGTTGAAATGATTGTCACTTTAATAGAGTTGAAAGAGGCACTCTGTGTAAGTGAGTGGtttggtgtgcatgtgtgtacgagGGAGGTCGTGGTTCTAACCCCCTACTGAAATATGTTCAGTGTTATGACCTCTAATCAGTCCTGTTGATGGACTTGACCATTCTATTGGTTTTAGAGATCGAACAAATATTACCAGCTAGAAAATCAGTTTATAATTGCTCTAATTTTAGGTAATTTAGATTTACTACCAATATTGTCCTTGTCAAAGTGATTAATGACTAATACAGTTAAATTAACTTGTTAAATTAGACTGTGGCAAGTGTATCTAAATGTTCTTTTTGAGTTTAATGTTCAAACATGTATTCACTTttcagtccagcagagagcactgttcTCTCATTCTGATAACCACGTCAGCTTTCAGGATGATATGCTATCTCCTCCATGGAATTAACTATGCACACCTCGAAAATTCCCTGATTTAATCTATGGCATTGTATCATTCCTCAAAGGTTGGAGGCCTAATTAAATTTACCGTATGAAATTAAATTTAGTGCTTGTATTGGATTTGGGGCCCAGTTTTATATGTGGAGGAGAGTTAAACTGGCATGGTTGAAGATTAGTTTAATTTCAGGTAAGGGGACATTATATTCCATTATATCCTATCTGAATCCATTCCATCTTTTTGCCATCAATAACAGGTTTAGCTAGATACATTATAATCTCCAGTTCAGTTAGTGAATTAACACTTTATCTGTATGAATGTGCTGTTTTTATTAAGttgagatgttttttttttttttttttttgagtacaCTGCTTGTACTGCAGGTTACAGACAAAATCAGGCACGAGTGCAATCTAGGTGTCATTTGGCTTTAAGTGTAAAACAAGCCACGGAAAGAAAAATCACAAAACATTAAAAGTCCCACTGGGCCTGACATTAGGCATGATGGCTTGAAATGAGCAAACGGTTCATTTCTAAGTGAATATTACATGTTGGGGAAATGGTGGGGGAATTATTTTCAGCTAAGACGTTGTGTCCTGCATTCCTGCCCTTGCATGACTGGAGTTTGTTGCTCGACATGATGGTGGAACTGTTTGTTGTGTTCTGACCCTGTTTTGTACACAGTTCAGTACCAGTCTAGAGTCTTCCTACATAAACAATCGTCAGCATGGACAGCTGTACTGATGTTGCAAGGTTTTCCTGTTTTGTTGTAGATGGTTGGACATGGTGGAGACGACGGTCCCCTGTCTACATTGATTTCAGCTCCTCCTCTCTGCCCTTCCTCTTAGCTCTGTTTGTGTTTAATAAACAAATGAGATTTAGAGTACTGTAAACTCCCCCGGTAGCATTTCCTTGATTATCATATAAACGAGGCTTCATGGATAAACTCTCTCACACATCCCTCGTTAACCTTTACTGGGAACAATGGAGACCCCCCCTCCTGCCAGTGAGAGGAGGACAacatggagagaaagaaagccaGGGGCAGATAGAGGGTGATCCATTCAATTATGCAGAGGGGCTTTCTCGCTGCTCTGTGCACTCGCGCCCAGGCGTGTATGGTAAGGGTAATAGAAGCCTGAGCAGTCAGTGCAAATCCTACCAGTTCCCCTGAGGCCAGCTTTGGCCAGACTCTGTCAATCAAACTCTGTCCATTGCTGTAATCTGGGGATGGCACGCAGGAGCCTGCAGGTCTGATAAAACCCATTCGCTCCTtctgcgcacatgcacacaccctgaAACCTCCCTCGTCTCCTCGCCTCTGGtgggcagagagaggagaaacgGCAAATGTTCAAAAATTGATTATAGCCAGGCTCACAGCAGCCATATAGCTGAAACACAGAAGCACACTCAACTCAACCGTcaaatttctctctttctctcttcttatCCAAGTCTTGACCTTGTTAGTGAAGGAAGACTAAATGTTCAGACTCTAATGAGCTATGCTTTTCTTTCCCACCAAGCAGCCAAAGGTAGACCCCAGCTCTCCTGCCCAGTAATGAAAAGATACTGGAAGTTCTGGATAATGCTGGAAAAGATGTAGAAAGAAATACTAGCGATATAGGACAGGATGTAAAAATACTCTAGACATTTTCGTATGCAATCACTACATTTACAACATTTGACAGGCTCTCTTATCCAGAGGATGTTACATATTTATCAGGATGACAATACAAGTGCTTGCTGAGAGCTGAAAGTATGATGATGGAGTTCCTAGCACCCTGcatccacctgctccaccaggCCAGGTGGAGTGGCATTACATTTTTTTCAGCAGTCCCTGATTTTTAAGTCCCTTAACACATACTAGCCATGTTGCGCGAGGAGCGTCCAGTTCTCTCAGACGACTTGCTCATGATGTTCCGTTACCAGAATGTGGCTGAAATTTTCAGAGATTATTCTTCCTGTTTATATACATGCACccatggccggagtgggccactttttcag
It includes:
- the kras gene encoding GTPase KRas isoform X3 gives rise to the protein MTEYKLVVVGAGGVGKSALTIQLIQNHFVDEYDPTIEDSYRKQVVIDGETCLLDILDTAGQEEYSAMRDQYMRTGEGFLCVFAINNTKSFEDIHHYREQIKRVKDSEDVPMVLVGNKCDLPSRTVDTKQAQDLARSYGIPFIETSAKTRQELWPSGRM
- the kras gene encoding GTPase KRas isoform X2 encodes the protein MTEYKLVVVGAGGVGKSALTIQLIQNHFVDEYDPTIEDSYRKQVVIDGETCLLDILDTAGQEEYSAMRDQYMRTGEGFLCVFAINNTKSFEDIHHYREQIKRVKDSEDVPMVLVGNKCDLPSRTVDTKQAQDLARSYGIPFIETSAKTRQGVDDAFYTLVREIRKHKEKMSKEGKKKKKKSKTKCVLM
- the kras gene encoding GTPase KRas isoform X1 — protein: MTEYKLVVVGAGGVGKSALTIQLIQNHFVDEYDPTIEDSYRKQVVIDGETCLLDILDTAGQEEYSAMRDQYMRTGEGFLCVFAINNTKSFEDIHHYREQIKRVKDSEDVPMVLVGNKCDLPSRTVDTKQAQDLARSYGIPFIETSAKTRQRVEDAFYTLVREIRQYRLKKLSKEEKTPRCIKLKKCVVM